In Setaria italica strain Yugu1 chromosome I, Setaria_italica_v2.0, whole genome shotgun sequence, the genomic window ACTCAAATTTCCAATCAAAAACTAAGCTATCGAGCTAAAAATGATCACAAACCCACAGATCCAAACAACCCAATGCATGCGAGACAGGTATGCAATCCACAGGACAAATAGATAAACCGTAATAACATCCAATAGACAGCACACTGAATGTAGCAGAAAACGGAGTCACATGACACCACACGCAGCAGCTAAAAACATAATGTTCGCTGCTTAAACACTCCCATAACACAATTTAGACACCCAGCACAATTAGTTTAGACTGGACACAAAAGACTGACGCCACCACACTAATAAGACAACCACACGGGAAAAACAGAAAACAGGTAGATAAATAGCAGTATCGAAGTGCTGCGTGGGATCATAATAGCGCCACATCTCactcatcatcctcttcctcggaCTCGGCGCTCTGGAGCCACTCCACGAACGGCTTGGCATTCTTCACGACCTGGGAGTTCTTGCCGGCAGCGACAGCAGCGTTGTACCACTCCACGATGGTTTCCTCCTCCAGCACATCACCATCATACAGAGCTTTCAGGACGACTGGGACCTCCTTCAGGGCCTCAGGGCTGCACTTGCCACCGAAAGACTCGATGGCCTGGACCAGCAGGGTCTGGGCACCCTCATCAggcacagcagcagcaaggtACTTCTTGTTCTTCACCACCTCTTTTGCAAATCCCTTGCCCACACCATCAAAGAGAGCATCAAGAAGAGCATTCATCACGTCCTGGGGCGGGAGTGTTGAGGATGCCAGCACAGCCTTGAGCTGTGTAGGTGTAGGAGCACTTCCCAAGCTAGCCTTGATGTCTCCAACCAGTTCATCATAGGGGCTGGGCTTAATGACAGCTGGCTCAGAGATCTCTTGGGCTTTCGCAGAACCATTAGCAGTGGTTTCTTTGTGGGTCGcctgtttcttcttcttctcagtCCCCTCAGTGGACAGCATCACCATCTCAGCAGTTGCCGCACTCAGTTGCTCCTGCATGCGTTGTTTTGCAGCCTCCAGAGAAGTGTCAGTCTGCCACTGgacatcatcatcgtcatcctcctcatccGCAGCTGCATTGTCACCATCACGACTGCGAGTTGGTGATGTTGAATGATCCTCATCAgaaccaccagcagcagccttCTTCTTTGAACTCTTGGCAGTGGATTCCTTGGAAGACGCACCTTTCTTCTTTGCATCCTTCTTCAGTTTCTTCAGCTCCTCATCAGCAGCCTCACCTTCCTTCAGACGTTCCTTCTCAGCTCTCCTCATGGCCTTCTTATCTTTTCCTCCCTTCTTCTGTTCTGGTGGGTTCTTCAGGATAAAGGTTGTGAGCTTGTCCCTCATGTCAACATCTGAGATGAAGCCACAGGCAGCACACTTCAGTGATATCATCTGGGTCTTAGAGATGAGAATCTCAGTCTCAGGGTTGCCACATCCGTAACACTGGACATACTTCTTGATGAATACCTCAAGGAGACCAGCCAGCTTTGCAGTGTCATGAGCCCCATTAACCAAGGAAATTCCTGTCTTCTCATCAAATTTAGACTGTGCACCAAGCTCACACCCAAAGTACTTGGTTGTGTAGGAAGGTGGCCTGGCAAGTGCTTTTGCAATATCAACCATGTTCACAACATTTGTCTTGATGCCATTACCACGGCCTTCTATTTTGGTAATCATCCTAGGCATCTTGTACCTGTAGAAGGCATCATCCCTGTTTGAAGCACCAATGTTTTGCAGCGCCATCTTGGATAAAGATTTCTGAAGCAGATGACTATCAGATGTGGCAAAATCCTAAATCGAGAGTTGCTGCTGATCCTTCCAGAAAACCAAGCTGACTCTGAGCACCAGCAAAAGACACCTCAGAACAAGAAAACCAGATGGGCTCTTGATGCATGCAGAGGAGCGGAAGCTTGTGCCTTTTTCTCGTTGCACGAGAATACTCTCCCAGCAATCCCAAATAAAGCAAAGATTGTTCAGACATAAAAGAAGCAGCAACACCTAAGCCCTCCACTTTGTCAGACTGCAGCAGAACAGAAGCTGCTACCTGTTATGCAGCAATAGAGAAACAAATGTCAGTGGTCAAGTAAGATTTAAAAATTTGTTAAGAGACTACAGGCGGAGTTTATAGTAAAGAAATAATATGCACCAAGGAATACTTTATAAACTATCAAACTGGCGCCCATATCTAAATTAACACCAAGATCAATCATTCTACACCAACAAGGCACAGCAACATAAATTACATTGTATATCATAATGTCCTCCTTAAGTACAGACAGGAGTTCTACAACCTATACAAGAACATCCCAGACTCGCCACAAATAAGAGTAAGTGCATCTCATGTTTTAATGAAACAATTACATAGTGAGCAAATCCTCATACAAGAGTAAGTGCATCTCATGTTTTAATGAAACAATTACATAGTGAGCACGAAATAATGCAAGTGGCAAAACACGCACAGAAAACAAAATCAGTATATGGGTAACTATAAACATGCATTTATGCCCTTCCATACTATAATGGATCTAGTGGACAACAACAAAACggaccaaaataaaagaatcaCAGGAGCCATGGCATCTTTGTAGACAAAAGTAAGGAGCACTAAATCACTTATGTTGCAACATCAAACAAGATATATGACTTACATAAATACAATGCACGTGCCAGCAGCCAAATACAAGCACATGCTACAGACCCCCAATCCCCCCTATCTAAAACAGTTCTTAGAAGGTTAAGCCACAGGACTCGGGCACACGATTGAAAATTTCATCGATCTGACCTGGGGAGTAGAACCATATCCCACCACATAAACCTAGTCCGGCAACTGCTACCAAACAAACCCTAATAAATCCTAATAGCGAGTTGTCATAAAAA contains:
- the LOC101775019 gene encoding eukaryotic translation initiation factor 5 gives rise to the protein MALQNIGASNRDDAFYRYKMPRMITKIEGRGNGIKTNVVNMVDIAKALARPPSYTTKYFGCELGAQSKFDEKTGISLVNGAHDTAKLAGLLEVFIKKYVQCYGCGNPETEILISKTQMISLKCAACGFISDVDMRDKLTTFILKNPPEQKKGGKDKKAMRRAEKERLKEGEAADEELKKLKKDAKKKGASSKESTAKSSKKKAAAGGSDEDHSTSPTRSRDGDNAAADEEDDDDDVQWQTDTSLEAAKQRMQEQLSAATAEMVMLSTEGTEKKKKQATHKETTANGSAKAQEISEPAVIKPSPYDELVGDIKASLGSAPTPTQLKAVLASSTLPPQDVMNALLDALFDGVGKGFAKEVVKNKKYLAAAVPDEGAQTLLVQAIESFGGKCSPEALKEVPVVLKALYDGDVLEEETIVEWYNAAVAAGKNSQVVKNAKPFVEWLQSAESEEEDDE